One genomic segment of Lysobacter sp. 5GHs7-4 includes these proteins:
- a CDS encoding FecR domain-containing protein, with translation MKWNTTPVGPGPLPDDIDEAAARWSEVLHDADAGSDGERTLRAAFEAWRGRSQDHAAAFRRVESARALAQAFSDAPEMLALRRETLTRASRGRLSCAARSYGVSIAASLFAVAAIGLLILRPDAPGRMVRGVQDAIAGNAFETGVGQRSVVTLDDGSVVTLNTDSRISVHYEGNTRAVTLERGQALFKVAKDRSRPFIVTADGRQVTALGTEFEVHMSERLFEVTLLEGRVSVTRERAQPTAIAAAPTSELQPGQQFVALATTAPQVRTADVKREVSWRHGQVVFQNESLADAVAEINRYSRDQIVLGDTRLAALKISGAFNTGDTDTFVDAVTAYFPIERAPGQRDAIVLKPRAPERG, from the coding sequence ATGAAATGGAACACCACCCCGGTCGGGCCCGGCCCGCTGCCGGACGATATCGACGAGGCGGCCGCGCGCTGGAGCGAGGTGCTGCACGACGCCGACGCCGGCAGCGACGGCGAGCGCACCCTGCGCGCGGCCTTCGAAGCCTGGCGCGGACGCTCGCAAGACCACGCTGCCGCGTTCCGTCGCGTGGAATCGGCGCGCGCGCTGGCGCAGGCGTTTTCCGACGCCCCCGAAATGCTGGCGCTGCGGCGCGAGACCCTGACGCGCGCCTCGCGCGGCCGGCTGTCGTGCGCGGCGCGCAGTTACGGGGTTTCGATCGCCGCGTCGCTGTTCGCGGTGGCCGCCATCGGCCTGTTGATCCTGCGCCCGGACGCGCCGGGCCGGATGGTGCGCGGCGTGCAGGACGCGATCGCCGGCAACGCCTTCGAGACCGGCGTCGGCCAGCGTTCGGTGGTCACGCTGGACGACGGCTCGGTGGTCACTCTGAACACCGACAGCCGCATCTCCGTGCATTACGAGGGCAACACGCGCGCGGTGACGCTGGAACGCGGGCAGGCCCTGTTCAAGGTGGCCAAGGACCGCAGCCGCCCCTTCATCGTCACCGCCGACGGACGCCAGGTGACCGCGCTGGGCACCGAGTTCGAGGTGCACATGTCCGAGCGCCTGTTCGAGGTGACCTTGCTGGAAGGCCGCGTCAGCGTGACCCGCGAACGCGCGCAGCCGACCGCGATCGCCGCCGCGCCGACCTCCGAGCTGCAGCCGGGCCAGCAGTTCGTCGCGCTGGCGACGACCGCGCCGCAGGTGCGCACGGCCGATGTGAAGCGGGAAGTGAGCTGGCGTCACGGCCAGGTCGTGTTCCAGAACGAAAGCCTCGCCGACGCGGTGGCCGAGATCAACCGCTACTCGCGCGACCAGATCGTGCTCGGCGATACGCGGCTGGCCGCGCTGAAGATCAGCGGCGCGTTCAACACCGGCGACACCGATACCTTCGTCGATGCGGTGACCGCGTATTTCCCGATCGAGCGCGCCCCAGGCCAGCGCGATGCCATCGTGCTGAAGCCGCGCGCGCCCGAGCGCGGCTGA
- a CDS encoding TonB-dependent receptor produces the protein MRVRDQKGLSRRVLKPCVLLLALLPCLTAYARGDAVSAKFDIPQQRLDAALSEYARQSGQQLLYAPELAVGKTNRAVRGEKPALQALDELLAGTGLQYSTSASGAILINGSAGGSPASADPKPADPAPPGNAEGTADTQPAAASAAEPQTAPESAPASAQAATNLDTIVVTAQKKVENIQKVPIAISAFSGDDLGSRKIETGADLVTATPNVSFSKTNFASYNFQIRGIGTQALSVTTDPAVAISFNSTPMIRNRLFEQEYFDVERVEVLRGPQGTLYGRNATAGVVNMIPNLANADGFEADVKAEVGNYDTRRFNGMINVPLSDTFALRLATQYTKRDGYDHNTVTGKDINDRDLLSTRLSATYTPSDRFNASLVWEHFQEEDSRSRTGKQLCHNDAGPTSIGNVTLRPNDVGFLSQACKDGSLYDNDAFGVPNGNSLPSVLAAQTTAGALGYFADTFNPAYLISQGVDPYSGVTQSRNLREIATSYDPKFEATNDVLQFNFDVGIGDHLNLVSQSLYTRDQYYSTQDYGRFQSNPIFTDSNKVVQFDPDGNLVPAYPLTPGGVFCDPQLGCSDRLLLVDLVDADSRQWSQEFRLQSSYDGPFNFSVGANYLEFKIDESYYVFSNLFTAAAQNFFNGRGGVLSPATCSPGTALSVETDFFGRHFPCVYIDPNPLGSINGQGHNYFRSRNIATTRSSAVFGEGYWQINDKWKLTAGLRWTRDVKTTTPVPSQLLLANSTDPDFPLLGGGFVGYGYPASGKIQQTWNEPTGRLVLDWSPDLSFTDSTMVYASLSRGYKAGGTNSPGIGANPEVLSFIPKDPRFKAEYVNALEVGMKNVMGGGRFILNATAFYNDYKGYQVSQIIDRQTVNENFDAKTWGAEIEAVWRPNSQFQLSGNVGLLRTRIGANQYSIDVMDRTAGNPDWVVVRPWMQLASNCIAPKAMVERFFENFYQIFDESSLANYLNSFCTVNLPTGLGGFTQDRGLNGGPGDNAWLLGGAFYNPEIDAPNGGAGFAKNVGGHELPNAPKITVSLSPQYTFALAESDLTLRADFYYQGKSWARVYQDRIDRLHDWGNVNLSLTWYKPEQNLTVQLYVKNALDGEAITGTFLNSDDSGLTSNVFLQDPRIFGLSIRKGFF, from the coding sequence ATGCGAGTGCGTGACCAGAAGGGACTGTCGAGACGTGTACTCAAACCCTGTGTGCTGCTGCTGGCCTTGCTGCCGTGCCTGACCGCGTATGCGCGCGGCGACGCGGTCAGCGCCAAGTTCGATATCCCGCAGCAGCGGCTCGACGCCGCCTTGTCGGAATACGCACGCCAGAGCGGACAGCAACTGCTCTACGCCCCCGAGCTCGCGGTAGGCAAGACCAATCGCGCGGTGCGCGGCGAAAAGCCGGCGCTGCAGGCGCTGGACGAACTGCTCGCCGGCACCGGCCTCCAATACTCCACCAGCGCCTCCGGCGCGATCCTGATCAATGGCAGCGCCGGCGGGAGTCCGGCGTCCGCCGACCCAAAACCCGCAGACCCGGCGCCGCCGGGAAACGCAGAGGGGACCGCTGATACGCAGCCGGCGGCGGCCTCCGCGGCGGAGCCGCAAACGGCGCCCGAGTCCGCCCCCGCCAGCGCGCAGGCGGCGACCAACCTCGACACCATCGTCGTCACCGCGCAGAAGAAGGTCGAGAACATCCAGAAGGTACCGATCGCGATCAGCGCTTTCAGCGGCGACGATCTGGGCAGCCGCAAGATCGAAACCGGCGCCGACCTGGTCACCGCGACGCCGAACGTCAGCTTCAGCAAGACCAATTTCGCCAGCTACAACTTCCAGATCCGCGGCATCGGCACGCAGGCCTTGTCGGTGACCACCGATCCGGCCGTGGCGATCAGCTTCAACAGCACGCCGATGATCCGCAATCGCCTGTTCGAGCAGGAGTATTTCGACGTCGAGCGGGTCGAGGTGCTGCGCGGCCCGCAGGGCACGCTGTACGGACGCAACGCCACCGCCGGCGTGGTCAACATGATCCCCAACCTGGCCAACGCGGACGGCTTCGAAGCGGACGTGAAGGCCGAGGTCGGCAACTACGACACGCGACGCTTCAACGGCATGATCAACGTGCCGCTCAGCGATACCTTCGCCCTGCGCCTGGCCACCCAGTACACCAAGCGCGACGGCTACGACCACAACACGGTCACCGGCAAGGACATCAACGACCGCGATCTGCTGTCCACGCGCTTGTCGGCCACTTACACGCCCAGCGACCGCTTCAACGCCAGCCTGGTGTGGGAGCACTTCCAGGAAGAGGACTCGCGCTCGCGCACCGGCAAGCAGCTGTGCCACAACGACGCGGGTCCGACCTCCATAGGCAACGTGACCCTGCGGCCGAACGATGTCGGCTTCCTGAGCCAGGCCTGCAAGGACGGATCGCTGTACGACAACGACGCGTTCGGCGTGCCCAACGGCAACAGCCTGCCGTCGGTGCTGGCCGCGCAGACCACGGCGGGCGCCCTGGGTTACTTCGCGGACACGTTCAATCCGGCGTATCTGATCTCGCAAGGCGTCGATCCCTACTCCGGGGTCACGCAGTCGCGCAACCTGCGCGAGATCGCGACCAGCTACGACCCCAAGTTCGAAGCCACCAACGACGTCCTGCAGTTCAACTTCGATGTCGGCATCGGCGATCACCTGAACCTGGTGTCGCAGTCGCTGTACACCCGCGATCAGTACTACTCCACCCAGGACTACGGGCGCTTCCAGTCCAACCCGATCTTCACCGATTCGAACAAGGTGGTGCAGTTCGACCCGGACGGCAATCTGGTTCCGGCCTACCCGCTGACGCCCGGCGGCGTGTTCTGCGATCCGCAGCTGGGCTGCTCCGACCGCCTGTTGCTGGTCGACCTGGTCGATGCCGACAGCCGGCAGTGGTCGCAGGAGTTCCGCCTGCAGTCCTCGTACGACGGGCCGTTCAACTTCAGCGTCGGCGCGAACTACCTGGAATTCAAGATCGACGAAAGCTACTACGTCTTCAGCAACCTGTTTACCGCGGCTGCGCAGAACTTTTTCAACGGAAGAGGCGGTGTGCTGAGTCCAGCCACTTGTTCGCCAGGGACGGCACTTTCGGTGGAGACTGACTTCTTCGGAAGGCATTTTCCGTGCGTGTACATCGACCCGAATCCGTTGGGCTCCATCAACGGCCAGGGCCACAACTACTTCCGTAGCCGCAACATCGCCACCACCCGCTCGTCGGCGGTGTTCGGCGAGGGCTATTGGCAGATCAACGACAAGTGGAAGCTGACCGCCGGCCTGCGCTGGACGCGCGACGTCAAGACCACCACGCCCGTGCCGAGCCAGTTGCTGCTGGCGAACTCGACGGACCCGGACTTCCCGCTGCTGGGCGGCGGCTTCGTGGGCTACGGCTATCCGGCCTCCGGCAAGATCCAGCAGACCTGGAACGAGCCGACCGGGCGCCTGGTGCTGGACTGGTCGCCGGACCTGTCCTTCACCGACAGCACCATGGTCTACGCCTCCCTGTCGCGCGGCTACAAGGCCGGCGGCACCAACTCCCCGGGCATCGGCGCCAATCCGGAGGTGCTGTCCTTCATTCCCAAGGATCCGCGCTTCAAGGCCGAGTACGTCAACGCCCTGGAAGTCGGCATGAAGAACGTGATGGGCGGCGGCCGCTTCATCCTCAACGCCACCGCCTTCTACAACGACTACAAGGGCTATCAGGTCTCGCAGATCATCGACCGGCAAACGGTCAACGAGAACTTCGACGCCAAGACCTGGGGCGCCGAGATCGAGGCCGTGTGGCGGCCGAACTCGCAGTTCCAGCTCAGCGGCAACGTCGGCCTGTTGCGCACGCGCATCGGCGCCAACCAGTATTCCATCGACGTGATGGATCGCACGGCGGGCAATCCGGACTGGGTGGTGGTGCGGCCGTGGATGCAGCTGGCGTCGAACTGCATCGCGCCGAAGGCGATGGTGGAGCGGTTCTTCGAGAACTTCTACCAGATCTTCGACGAGAGCAGCTTGGCCAACTATCTGAACAGCTTCTGCACCGTCAATCTGCCCACCGGCCTGGGCGGCTTCACCCAGGATCGCGGCCTTAATGGCGGCCCCGGCGATAATGCCTGGTTGCTGGGCGGTGCTTTTTACAATCCGGAAATCGACGCGCCCAACGGCGGCGCCGGATTCGCCAAGAACGTGGGCGGCCACGAGTTGCCGAACGCGCCGAAGATCACCGTCAGCCTCAGCCCGCAGTACACCTTCGCGTTGGCCGAAAGCGACCTGACCCTGCGCGCGGACTTCTACTACCAGGGCAAGAGCTGGGCCCGCGTCTATCAGGACCGGATCGACCGCCTGCACGACTGGGGCAACGTCAACCTGTCGCTGACCTGGTACAAGCCCGAGCAAAACCTGACCGTGCAGCTGTACGTCAAGAACGCGCTGGACGGCGAGGCGATCACCGGCACGTTCCTCAACAGCGACGACAGCGGCCTGACCTCGAACGTGTTCCTGCAGGACCCGCGCATCTTCGGACTCTCGATCCGAAAGGGGTTCTTCTGA
- a CDS encoding EAL domain-containing protein: MRTSRDFDALSTSSQAGSADSARGFARAELPPVGAPERISPLGIPAWAWSLLALAFGVALTLWLGGAQQRRLVDDRTTALESNAQRSYHAIADRLQACELLLRSVQTLFLTSDNVTAQEFANLYANVRPRERFPSLQAMAYSRREAQVDGDHYITELAAPLPENQRVLGLDVNQQPSNLVGVLASRDSDQAVLSAPFRLAQQGDADARRDGVTMRLPVFSPGPPPLNQDERRARMRGSIAISFHSGRLIENSLGEDARRDLHVEVVDITEGAIPLFATGAPPTSPTGYRFEREIDYGGRRWRVRMHALTPVATASVQRVSALLPGLLASVLLALLVWSVARTRRLALELGSRMSRRYRESEERFRALNELLPALVLLARRDDGRISYANQASRARLGETVYEVPLPELFEDELLRDKLRAADLVDCANAEAMLRSVNGDRFWANVSITNVVLEGHSRLLMVASDISEQRQLTELLTYQASHDTLTELYNRREFERRIERVLAAVAAGGPPCALLYIDLDQFKLINDTSGHVAGDQLLSQLATMMSTHLRGGDVLARLGGDEFGVLATEVHDQAGAALVAERLREHIDGYVFVWEQRTYTITASIGGVMLDRPNVTLKDLLSQADTACYMAKESGRNRVHFYSEHDDNAARRRSEMEWANRLRWAIDEGRLLLKYQEVWPLSPQAESGLHLELLLRFRDEQGRLVVPGAFIPAAERYGLMPMIDRWVIETALANFNRLHPSGELLRTATINLSGASIEDETLADLILELLTRHAVAPERVCFEITETVAVRNLAQVARFIERLRAVGCRFALDDFGAGMSSFGYLKNLPVDIIKIDGAFIRDLLTDPMSHAIVKAVTDIGHQRGLKVIAEWVTSDEILLELGAMGVDYAQGYALHQPEPVPFHRR, translated from the coding sequence TTGCGGACGTCCAGGGATTTCGACGCGCTCTCTACGTCCTCGCAGGCCGGCTCGGCGGACAGCGCACGCGGCTTCGCCCGTGCCGAGCTGCCGCCCGTGGGCGCGCCCGAACGCATTTCGCCCCTGGGCATACCGGCCTGGGCCTGGAGCTTGTTGGCGCTGGCGTTCGGCGTGGCCCTGACTCTTTGGTTGGGCGGCGCGCAGCAGCGGCGCCTGGTCGACGACCGCACCACCGCGCTGGAAAGCAACGCCCAGCGCAGCTATCACGCCATCGCCGACCGGCTGCAGGCCTGCGAGCTGCTGCTGCGCTCGGTGCAGACCCTGTTCCTGACCTCGGACAACGTCACCGCGCAGGAATTCGCCAATCTCTACGCCAACGTGCGTCCGCGCGAACGTTTCCCCAGCCTGCAGGCGATGGCCTACTCGCGCCGCGAGGCGCAGGTGGACGGCGACCACTACATCACCGAACTGGCCGCGCCCTTGCCCGAGAATCAGCGCGTGCTGGGGCTGGACGTGAATCAGCAGCCCAGCAATCTGGTCGGCGTGCTGGCCTCGCGCGACAGCGACCAAGCGGTGTTGTCGGCGCCGTTCCGGCTGGCCCAGCAGGGCGACGCCGACGCGCGCCGCGACGGCGTGACCATGCGCCTGCCGGTGTTCTCGCCCGGCCCGCCGCCGTTGAACCAGGACGAGAGGCGGGCGCGCATGCGCGGGTCCATCGCGATCTCGTTCCACTCCGGGCGCCTGATCGAAAACAGCCTGGGCGAAGACGCCCGCCGAGACCTGCACGTGGAGGTGGTCGACATCACGGAGGGCGCGATTCCGCTGTTCGCCACCGGCGCGCCACCGACGTCGCCCACCGGTTACCGCTTCGAACGCGAGATCGACTACGGCGGGCGGCGCTGGCGCGTACGCATGCATGCGCTGACGCCGGTCGCGACCGCGTCGGTGCAGCGCGTGAGCGCGCTTCTGCCCGGTCTGCTGGCCAGCGTGCTGCTGGCGCTGCTGGTATGGTCGGTCGCGCGCACGCGCCGGCTCGCGCTGGAGCTGGGCTCGCGCATGAGCCGGCGCTATCGCGAGAGCGAGGAACGTTTCCGCGCGCTCAACGAACTGTTGCCCGCGCTGGTGCTGCTGGCGCGCCGCGACGACGGCCGCATCTCCTACGCCAACCAGGCCTCGCGCGCGCGCCTGGGCGAGACCGTGTACGAGGTGCCGCTGCCGGAGCTGTTCGAGGACGAACTGCTGCGCGACAAGCTGCGCGCCGCCGACCTGGTCGACTGCGCCAACGCCGAGGCGATGCTGCGCAGCGTCAACGGCGATCGCTTCTGGGCCAACGTCTCGATCACCAACGTGGTGCTGGAGGGGCATTCGCGGCTGCTGATGGTGGCCTCCGACATCTCCGAGCAGCGCCAGCTGACCGAGCTGCTGACCTACCAGGCCAGCCACGACACCCTGACCGAGTTGTACAACCGGCGCGAGTTCGAGCGCCGCATCGAGCGCGTGCTGGCGGCCGTGGCCGCGGGCGGACCGCCGTGCGCGCTGCTGTACATCGATCTGGATCAGTTCAAGCTGATCAACGACACCTCCGGCCACGTCGCCGGCGACCAGTTGCTCAGCCAACTGGCGACGATGATGAGCACGCACCTGCGCGGCGGCGACGTGCTCGCGCGTCTGGGCGGCGACGAGTTCGGCGTGCTGGCTACCGAGGTCCACGATCAGGCCGGCGCGGCGCTGGTCGCCGAGCGCCTGCGCGAACACATCGACGGCTACGTGTTCGTGTGGGAGCAGCGCACCTACACCATCACCGCCAGCATCGGCGGCGTGATGCTCGACCGCCCCAACGTGACCTTGAAGGATCTGCTGTCGCAGGCCGACACCGCCTGCTACATGGCCAAGGAAAGCGGCCGCAACCGCGTGCATTTCTATTCCGAGCACGACGACAACGCCGCGCGCCGGCGCAGCGAGATGGAGTGGGCCAACCGGCTGCGCTGGGCGATCGACGAGGGCCGCCTGCTGCTCAAGTACCAGGAGGTGTGGCCGCTGTCGCCGCAGGCCGAGTCGGGGCTGCATCTGGAGCTGCTGTTGCGCTTCCGCGACGAGCAAGGGCGGCTGGTGGTGCCCGGCGCCTTCATTCCTGCCGCCGAGCGCTACGGCCTGATGCCGATGATCGACCGCTGGGTGATCGAGACCGCGCTGGCCAACTTCAACCGTCTGCATCCGTCGGGCGAGCTGTTGCGCACGGCCACGATCAATCTCTCCGGCGCCAGCATCGAGGATGAGACGCTGGCCGACCTGATCCTGGAGCTGCTCACGCGCCATGCGGTGGCGCCGGAGCGGGTCTGCTTCGAGATCACCGAGACGGTGGCTGTGCGCAACCTGGCTCAGGTCGCACGTTTCATCGAGCGCCTGCGCGCGGTCGGCTGCCGTTTCGCGCTGGACGACTTCGGCGCCGGCATGTCCTCGTTCGGCTATTTGAAGAATCTGCCGGTGGACATCATCAAGATCGACGGCGCCTTCATCCGCGATCTGCTCACCGATCCGATGAGCCATGCGATCGTCAAGGCGGTGACCGACATCGGCCACCAGCGCGGTCTGAAGGTGATCGCCGAGTGGGTGACCAGCGACGAAATCCTGCTGGAGTTGGGGGCGATGGGCGTCGACTATGCGCAGGGCTATGCGCTGCATCAGCCCGAGCCGGTGCCGTTCCATCGGCGTTGA
- a CDS encoding PilZ domain-containing protein — protein sequence MSEEFRRVRRRRVNDTVQVVDTMTDVVIGQLSNLSETGMLLIANTPLADDALYQLRFSLRDAPHHTSPIEVGAHLLWQDRTSMPGQTWTGFRFITMLESEMLQLRQWLDSPGGTYE from the coding sequence ATGAGCGAGGAATTCCGCCGCGTGCGCCGCCGCCGCGTCAACGACACCGTGCAGGTCGTCGACACCATGACTGACGTGGTGATCGGCCAGCTCAGCAATTTGTCCGAGACCGGAATGCTGCTGATCGCCAACACGCCGCTGGCCGACGATGCCCTGTACCAGTTGCGCTTCAGTCTGCGCGACGCGCCACACCACACCTCGCCGATCGAGGTCGGCGCGCACCTGCTGTGGCAAGACCGCACCAGCATGCCCGGCCAGACCTGGACCGGCTTCCGCTTCATCACCATGCTGGAAAGCGAGATGCTGCAGCTGCGGCAGTGGTTGGACTCGCCGGGCGGCACTTACGAATAA
- a CDS encoding DUF1631 domain-containing protein yields the protein MSATFEPLGKSFPRPTLASAAMPKRVRRVLEHLYALVSDEMARALDLMLIEYEQQLFRQADQARNASLQSVYLETLRLVRLNRVDLVPRYLVGLETALTKVREPVATPDDPQALPTFRDLRLVEDTEIDEHTALRAIATRQEARAGLPLMLLGQRFGVLAGAPAYDAERLPLGPHSLGRILAEACSVLQIGQEAKLDLYRVYDQHVMTGYAQLVETMNALLARENVLPSLSFVPIRARPTAQNVERGEDPRRERDDNGRTPRGARPYTAWTGQADAAAVAAGGDEQGDYASLQQLLSGRRDLLGKLRPGAQAAARPSLATHDLIDALRTLQAAPAQAAPAQRSVADLRQTLLAQARQQRGEAATLSREDSDAFELLDLFYGEIERELRGDAGTSGLLGRLQVPLLRLALQDRAFFVRSQHPARQLLNAVAEAGANWIPKEESDPQLNDQLRRAVDHVVEHYDGDAGVFEAANQSLQDHLRAMARKAEVAERRHVEAARGKEKLEMAKHQASDAIQAAVHGQSLPKFVQALLSQAWSDVLTLTLLRHGEDSDEWRRQVEATRQIVAANVVGASERAPGGLDGDIEHALTLVGYHADEANAISRQLTVGAAAANDDVASRTELAMKLKARARLGEDGVTAKRDLPPRSEQEQACWEHIRTLPFGTWFEFVTNQQGDAVRRRLSWFSTITDNALFVNQRGQRIGEQSLDSLARMMAHGQARVVTAEKGRLVDRAWNAALSVLRGFVAGGQKNEEAQA from the coding sequence GGAAACCCTGCGCCTGGTGCGCTTGAACCGCGTCGACCTGGTGCCGCGCTATCTGGTCGGGTTGGAGACCGCGCTGACCAAGGTGCGCGAGCCGGTGGCGACGCCCGACGATCCGCAGGCCCTGCCGACCTTCCGCGACCTGCGCCTGGTCGAGGACACCGAGATCGACGAGCACACCGCCTTGCGCGCGATCGCCACCCGCCAGGAAGCCCGCGCAGGCCTGCCGCTGATGCTGCTGGGCCAGCGCTTCGGCGTGCTCGCCGGCGCGCCCGCCTACGACGCCGAGCGCCTGCCGCTGGGGCCGCACAGCCTGGGCCGGATCCTGGCCGAGGCCTGCTCGGTGCTGCAGATCGGCCAGGAAGCCAAGCTGGACCTGTACCGCGTCTACGACCAGCACGTGATGACCGGCTACGCGCAGTTGGTGGAAACTATGAACGCGCTGCTGGCGCGCGAGAACGTGCTGCCCAGCCTGTCGTTCGTGCCGATCCGCGCGCGCCCGACCGCGCAGAACGTCGAACGCGGCGAGGATCCGCGCCGCGAACGCGACGACAACGGCCGCACCCCGCGCGGCGCACGGCCCTACACCGCCTGGACCGGCCAGGCCGATGCCGCCGCGGTCGCCGCCGGCGGCGACGAGCAAGGCGACTACGCCTCGCTGCAGCAACTGCTGTCCGGGCGCCGCGACCTGCTCGGCAAACTGCGCCCCGGCGCGCAAGCGGCGGCGCGCCCGTCGCTGGCCACCCACGACCTCATCGACGCGCTGCGCACGCTGCAGGCCGCGCCCGCGCAGGCCGCGCCGGCGCAGCGCAGCGTCGCCGACCTGCGCCAGACCCTGCTGGCCCAGGCCCGCCAGCAACGCGGCGAAGCGGCGACGCTGTCGCGCGAGGACAGCGACGCCTTCGAACTGCTGGACCTGTTCTACGGCGAGATCGAGCGGGAGCTGCGCGGCGACGCCGGTACCAGCGGCCTGCTCGGGCGCCTGCAGGTGCCGTTGCTGCGGCTGGCGCTGCAGGACCGCGCCTTCTTCGTGCGCAGCCAGCATCCGGCGCGGCAGCTGTTGAACGCCGTCGCCGAAGCCGGCGCCAACTGGATCCCGAAAGAAGAATCCGACCCGCAGCTCAACGACCAGCTGCGGCGCGCGGTCGATCACGTGGTCGAGCACTACGACGGCGACGCCGGGGTGTTCGAGGCCGCCAACCAGAGCCTGCAGGACCACCTGCGCGCGATGGCGCGCAAGGCCGAGGTGGCCGAACGCCGCCACGTCGAGGCCGCGCGCGGCAAGGAAAAACTGGAAATGGCCAAGCACCAGGCCAGCGACGCCATCCAAGCCGCGGTGCACGGCCAGTCGCTGCCCAAGTTCGTGCAGGCGCTGCTGAGCCAGGCCTGGTCCGACGTGCTGACCCTGACCCTGCTGCGCCACGGCGAGGACTCGGACGAATGGCGTCGCCAGGTCGAAGCGACCCGGCAGATCGTCGCCGCCAACGTGGTCGGCGCCAGCGAGCGCGCGCCCGGCGGCCTGGACGGCGACATCGAGCATGCGCTGACGCTGGTGGGCTACCACGCCGACGAGGCCAACGCGATCTCGCGCCAGCTCACCGTCGGCGCCGCGGCCGCCAACGACGACGTCGCCTCGCGCACCGAACTGGCGATGAAGCTCAAGGCGCGCGCGCGTCTGGGCGAGGACGGCGTCACGGCCAAGCGCGACCTGCCGCCGCGCAGCGAGCAGGAACAGGCCTGCTGGGAGCACATCCGCACCCTGCCCTTCGGCACCTGGTTCGAATTCGTGACCAACCAACAGGGCGACGCGGTGCGCAGACGGCTGTCGTGGTTCAGCACCATCACCGACAACGCCCTGTTCGTGAACCAGCGCGGCCAGCGCATCGGCGAACAGTCGCTGGACAGCCTGGCGCGGATGATGGCGCACGGCCAGGCGCGCGTGGTCACTGCCGAGAAGGGCCGCCTCGTCGACCGGGCCTGGAACGCCGCGCTTAGCGTGCTGCGCGGCTTCGTCGCCGGCGGCCAGAAGAACGAGGAGGCGCAGGCATGA